A genomic window from Cloacibacillus evryensis DSM 19522 includes:
- a CDS encoding chromate transporter, with protein MTKILQLIWAFMQIGITAFGGGLSTLPLIEYQLVTKNGWMNAAEFNQMVAVSQVTPGPIAINAATFAGYQQAGFWGSVASTVALVAAPIAALSLILLLLQRVSPDKSKNFKLMLRPVVAGLLTLSVVSPFTSTLHNGATAVALFAAGIGLIKFSKFFKENPAAMLIIFGIFGGFFLR; from the coding sequence CTCATATGGGCCTTTATGCAGATCGGCATCACCGCTTTTGGCGGCGGCCTTTCCACGCTGCCGCTGATCGAATATCAGCTCGTTACGAAGAACGGCTGGATGAACGCGGCGGAGTTTAACCAGATGGTCGCCGTCTCGCAGGTCACTCCAGGCCCGATCGCGATCAACGCCGCCACCTTCGCCGGGTATCAGCAGGCCGGCTTCTGGGGATCCGTCGCCTCCACGGTCGCCCTCGTCGCCGCGCCGATCGCGGCGCTCTCCCTGATACTTCTCCTGCTCCAGCGCGTGAGCCCGGATAAGAGCAAAAACTTTAAATTGATGCTTCGCCCGGTCGTCGCCGGACTCCTTACCCTTTCCGTCGTATCGCCGTTTACTTCCACCTTGCACAACGGAGCGACGGCGGTCGCCCTTTTTGCGGCGGGGATCGGCCTTATCAAGTTCAGTAAGTTTTTTAAGGAAAATCCGGCGGCGATGTTAATAATATTCGGAATATTCGGAGGGTTTTTCCTGCGCTGA
- the dctP gene encoding TRAP transporter substrate-binding protein DctP: protein MKKFALMLAVMFLFAAIAGPATAAPIVFRFAGQSPPDHMATKTMEQMAKEIKDGTKGRVEVKVYPASQLGNYSLVMEEMIRGTVDMACMSVATDFDPRLEIIYTNGFVTGYESAKKALVPGAWLPNKLNEFTSALGVHLIGSYVEGFIGIGSTKAVKDPLNPKVDKGVLTRVPNMVVYTLGAKAMGYRPITIPYPDVYQSMQTGVCDAVDGYPTAAAYTILGDVLKHWYATNYSMEYLAYMVSDKSWKKLTPEDQKVFLDVAKKYTLKSIDNAKAEDDKYMALMEKKGIKVYRYTEAQLKPIKEACVSTWEEVGKAGTGVELMKEFKQHLGNL from the coding sequence GTGAAGAAATTTGCACTTATGCTTGCAGTAATGTTCCTGTTCGCAGCGATAGCCGGCCCAGCAACTGCCGCGCCGATAGTTTTCCGCTTCGCGGGCCAGTCGCCGCCGGACCACATGGCGACGAAGACGATGGAGCAGATGGCGAAGGAGATCAAGGACGGCACGAAAGGCCGCGTTGAGGTAAAGGTATATCCGGCAAGCCAGCTGGGGAACTATTCCCTCGTTATGGAAGAGATGATCCGCGGTACCGTAGACATGGCCTGCATGTCGGTCGCTACGGATTTCGATCCGCGCCTTGAGATAATCTACACCAACGGATTCGTCACCGGCTACGAATCGGCTAAAAAAGCGCTAGTTCCGGGAGCATGGCTCCCCAATAAACTGAATGAGTTCACCTCGGCGCTCGGAGTCCACCTCATCGGCTCATACGTCGAGGGCTTCATCGGCATCGGTTCCACGAAGGCCGTTAAAGATCCTCTCAATCCCAAGGTCGACAAGGGCGTTCTTACCCGCGTTCCGAACATGGTCGTCTACACGCTCGGCGCGAAGGCGATGGGCTACCGCCCGATCACCATTCCCTATCCCGACGTCTATCAGTCAATGCAGACCGGCGTCTGCGACGCGGTCGACGGTTACCCGACGGCCGCCGCCTACACGATCCTCGGCGACGTCCTGAAGCACTGGTACGCGACAAACTACTCGATGGAATACCTTGCCTACATGGTCAGCGACAAATCATGGAAGAAGCTCACCCCCGAAGACCAGAAGGTTTTCCTCGACGTAGCCAAGAAGTACACGCTGAAGTCGATAGACAACGCGAAGGCGGAAGACGACAAGTATATGGCCCTTATGGAAAAGAAGGGCATCAAGGTCTACAGGTACACGGAAGCTCAGCTTAAGCCGATCAAAGAAGCCTGCGTCTCTACCTGGGAAGAGGTCGGCAAGGCCGGCACCGGTGTGGAGCTCATGAAGGAGTTCAAGCAGCATCTCGGTAATCTCTAG
- a CDS encoding TRAP transporter small permease yields MSIDEIKVEQTVPSDLEEVQSTVRKPKCFFDKVTVSFYSIICFVMSILLTVIISAATIMRYIFEMDLYGYEEWIKIFAFWLYFMGAGYGAFAGTHVSADLVQSYVKDGFVKRALIFAKTVITLGVTLLFTKYGWDYLIFGFLGPLGTGVALPRTVAWRIPLWTAYLSIFIGLASMSYYFMWDMIRAGKVLFSGGKK; encoded by the coding sequence ATGTCAATTGATGAAATAAAGGTCGAACAGACGGTACCGTCCGACCTCGAAGAGGTTCAGTCAACTGTCAGGAAGCCAAAATGCTTCTTCGACAAAGTCACCGTCAGCTTCTATTCAATCATCTGTTTTGTAATGTCGATACTTCTCACGGTAATCATCAGCGCCGCCACGATAATGCGCTACATCTTTGAGATGGACCTCTACGGTTATGAAGAGTGGATCAAAATATTCGCGTTCTGGCTTTACTTTATGGGCGCCGGATATGGAGCCTTCGCCGGCACCCATGTCTCCGCCGACCTTGTTCAGTCCTATGTGAAAGATGGATTTGTCAAGAGAGCCCTCATCTTTGCGAAGACGGTGATAACGCTCGGCGTCACCCTTCTTTTCACAAAGTATGGCTGGGACTACCTTATCTTCGGATTCCTCGGCCCCTTGGGCACCGGCGTCGCGCTTCCGCGCACCGTCGCCTGGCGCATCCCCCTCTGGACGGCCTATCTGTCGATCTTCATTGGCCTTGCCTCCATGTCCTACTACTTTATGTGGGATATGATCAGAGCAGGAAAGGTACTTTTCTCCGGAGGTAAAAAGTAA